In the genome of Streptococcus mitis, one region contains:
- a CDS encoding nitrate ABC transporter substrate-binding protein → MKKTWKVFLTLVTALVAVVLVACGQGTASKDNKEAELKKIDFILDWTPNTNHTGLYVAKEKGYFKEAGVDVDLKLPPEESSSDLVINGKAPFAVYFQDYMAKKLEKGAGITAVAAIVEHNTSGIISRKSDNVSSPKDLVGKKYGTWNDPTELAMLKTLVESQGGDFEKVEKVPNNDSNSITPIANGVFDTAWIYYGWDGILAKSQGVDANFMYLKDYVKEFDYYSPVIIANNDYLKDNKEEARKVIQAIKKGYQYAMEHPEEAADILIKNAPELQEKRDFVIESQKYLSKEYASDKEKWGQFDAARWNAFYKWDKENGILKEDLTDKGFTNEFVK, encoded by the coding sequence ATGAAGAAAACATGGAAAGTGTTTTTAACGCTTGTGACAGCTCTTGTAGCTGTTGTGCTTGTGGCCTGTGGTCAAGGAACTGCTTCTAAGGATAACAAAGAAGCAGAACTCAAGAAAATTGACTTTATCCTAGACTGGACACCAAATACCAACCACACAGGGCTTTATGTTGCCAAGGAAAAAGGCTATTTCAAAGAAGCTGGAGTGGATGTTGACTTGAAATTGCCACCAGAAGAAAGTTCTTCTGACTTGGTTATCAATGGTAAGGCACCATTTGCAGTGTATTTCCAAGACTACATGGCTAAAAAATTGGAAAAAGGTGCAGGAATCACTGCCGTTGCAGCTATCGTTGAGCACAATACATCAGGAATTATTTCTCGTAAATCTGACAATGTAAGCAGTCCGAAGGACTTGGTTGGTAAGAAATACGGAACTTGGAATGACCCAACTGAGCTTGCAATGTTGAAAACCTTGGTAGAATCACAAGGTGGGGACTTTGAGAAGGTTGAAAAAGTACCAAATAACGACTCAAACTCTATCACACCGATTGCCAATGGCGTCTTTGACACTGCTTGGATTTACTACGGTTGGGATGGTATCCTTGCTAAATCTCAAGGTGTAGATGCTAATTTCATGTATTTGAAAGACTACGTTAAAGAATTTGACTACTACTCACCAGTTATCATCGCAAACAACGACTATTTGAAAGACAACAAAGAAGAAGCTCGTAAAGTCATCCAAGCCATCAAAAAAGGTTACCAATATGCCATGGAGCATCCAGAAGAAGCAGCTGATATCCTCATCAAAAATGCACCTGAACTTCAGGAAAAACGTGACTTTGTCATCGAATCTCAAAAATACTTGTCAAAAGAATACGCAAGCGACAAGGAAAAATGGGGTCAATTTGATGCAGCTCGCTGGAACGCCTTCTACAAATGGGATAAAGAAAATGGTATCCTTAAAGAAGACTTGACAGACAAAGGCTTCACCAACGAATTTGTGAAATAA
- a CDS encoding nitrate ABC transporter permease, translating to MGFLGVLSIWQLAGFLKLLPKFILPTPLEILQAFARDREFLWHHSWATLRVALLGLVLGVLIACLMAVLMDSLTWLNDLIYPMMVVVQTIPTIAIAPILVLWLGYGILPKIVLIILTTTFPIIVSILDGFRHCDKDMLTLFSLMRAKPWQILWHFKIPVSLPYFYAGLRVSVSYAFITTVVSEWLGGFEGLGVYMIQSKKLFQYDTMFAIIILVSIISLLGMKLVDISEKYVIKWKRS from the coding sequence TTGGGCTTTCTCGGAGTCTTGTCAATTTGGCAGTTAGCAGGTTTTCTTAAACTTCTCCCCAAGTTTATCCTGCCGACACCTCTTGAAATTCTCCAGGCCTTTGCTCGTGATAGAGAATTTCTCTGGCACCATAGCTGGGCCACCTTGAGAGTGGCTTTACTGGGGTTGGTTCTAGGAGTCTTGATTGCCTGTCTCATGGCTGTGCTTATGGACAGTTTGACTTGGCTTAATGACCTGATTTACCCTATGATGGTGGTCGTCCAGACCATTCCGACCATTGCCATAGCTCCTATCTTGGTCTTGTGGCTAGGTTATGGGATTTTGCCCAAGATTGTCTTGATTATCTTGACGACAACCTTTCCTATCATAGTCAGCATTTTGGATGGTTTTAGGCATTGTGATAAGGATATGCTGACCCTATTTAGTCTGATGCGGGCCAAGCCTTGGCAAATCCTGTGGCATTTTAAAATTCCAGTCAGCCTGCCCTACTTTTATGCAGGTCTGAGGGTCAGTGTCTCCTACGCCTTTATCACAACAGTGGTATCTGAGTGGTTGGGAGGCTTTGAAGGACTAGGTGTCTACATGATTCAGTCCAAGAAACTGTTTCAGTATGATACCATGTTTGCTATTATTATTCTGGTATCGATTATCAGCCTTCTTGGTATGAAATTGGTCGATATTAGTGAAAAATATGTTATTAAATGGAAACGTTCGTAG
- a CDS encoding choline-binding protein D: MKVLPFKVTETGFSLRKSVKKVVPFLVAGLMLAASDSVYAYSGGNGSIARGDDYPAYYKNGSQEIDKWRMYSRQCTSFAAFRLSSVNGFEITGAYGNANEWGYRARREGYRVDSVPTIGSIAWSTAGGYGHVAWVSNVMGDNIEIEEYNYGYTGSYNKRIIKANTMTGFIHFKDLDGGNVVSSGKVFDSQPLSSTGGTHYFKNKAAIKNQPLVSATSIAYYSPGESVHYDQVLEKDGYKWLSYISYSGSRRYIQLEEVASSQNQTEGSSNDVLTVGWKKINGSWYHFKSNSSKSTGWLKDGSSWYYLKSSGEMQTGWLKENGLWYYLDSSGAMKTGWYQVSGKWYYSYSSGALAVNTTVDGYRVNSDGERV; encoded by the coding sequence ATGAAAGTTTTACCATTCAAAGTAACAGAGACAGGATTTTCTTTGAGAAAATCAGTTAAAAAGGTTGTTCCTTTTTTAGTAGCAGGATTGATGCTAGCAGCAAGTGATAGTGTATATGCCTATTCTGGAGGAAATGGATCGATTGCGCGTGGGGATGATTATCCTGCTTACTATAAAAATGGGAGTCAGGAAATTGATAAGTGGCGCATGTACTCTCGTCAGTGTACTTCATTTGCAGCCTTTCGATTGAGTAGTGTCAATGGTTTTGAGATTACAGGAGCTTATGGAAATGCGAATGAATGGGGCTATCGTGCTCGTCGTGAAGGCTATCGTGTAGATAGTGTACCAACGATTGGATCGATTGCTTGGTCTACTGCAGGAGGATATGGTCATGTTGCCTGGGTTTCAAATGTAATGGGGGATAATATAGAAATTGAGGAATACAACTATGGTTATACAGGATCCTATAATAAACGAATTATAAAAGCCAATACGATGACAGGATTTATTCATTTTAAAGATTTGGATGGGGGTAATGTAGTAAGTAGTGGCAAAGTATTCGATAGTCAACCGTTGTCTTCGACAGGAGGAACACATTATTTTAAGAATAAGGCAGCTATAAAAAATCAACCTTTAGTTAGTGCAACTTCAATTGCATATTATTCTCCAGGTGAGAGTGTTCATTATGATCAGGTACTTGAAAAAGATGGGTACAAGTGGTTGAGTTATATATCTTATAGTGGAAGTCGTCGTTATATTCAGTTAGAGGAGGTTGCGTCATCGCAGAATCAAACAGAAGGTAGTTCCAATGATGTTCTGACTGTTGGTTGGAAGAAAATAAATGGTAGTTGGTATCATTTCAAATCAAATAGTTCTAAATCAACAGGATGGCTGAAAGACGGTTCTAGTTGGTATTATTTGAAATCATCTGGTGAAATGCAGACAGGATGGTTAAAGGAAAATGGTCTGTGGTACTATTTGGACAGTTCAGGTGCAATGAAAACAGGATGGTACCAAGTATCTGGTAAGTGGTATTATTCTTACTCTTCAGGCGCTTTAGCTGTTAATACGACAGTGGATGGCTACAGAGTAAACAGTGATGGAGAACGAGTATAG
- a CDS encoding replicative DNA helicase, protein MAEVEELRVQPQDILAEQSVLGAIFIDESKLVFVREYIESRDFFKYAHRLIFQAMVDLSDRGDAIDATTVRTILDNQGDLQNIGGLSYLVEIVNSVPTSANAEYYAKIVAEKAMLRRLIAKLTESVNQAYEASQPADEIIAQAEKGLIDVSENANRSGFKNIRDVLNVNFGNLEARSQQTTDITGIATGYRDLDHMTTGLHEEELIILAARPAVGKTAFALNIAQNIGTKLDKTVAIFSLEMGAESLVDRMLAAEGLVESHSIRTGQLTDEEWQKYTIAQGNLANASIYIDDTPGIRITEIRSRSRKLAQETGNLGLILIDYLQLITGTGRENRQQEVSEISRQLKILAKELKVPVIALSQLSRGVEQRQDKRPVLSDIRESGSIEQDADIVAFLYRDDYYERGGEEEEGIPNNKVEVIIEKNRSGARGTVELIFQKEYNKFSSISKREEIR, encoded by the coding sequence ATGGCAGAAGTAGAAGAGTTACGGGTACAACCTCAAGATATCTTAGCTGAGCAATCCGTTTTGGGTGCTATCTTTATTGATGAGAGTAAGCTTGTTTTTGTACGAGAATATATTGAGTCTCGGGACTTTTTTAAGTATGCCCATCGTTTGATTTTCCAAGCCATGGTTGATTTATCGGATCGTGGCGATGCTATAGATGCAACAACGGTTCGTACCATTCTTGATAATCAAGGTGATTTACAGAATATTGGTGGCTTGTCTTACTTGGTTGAGATTGTCAATTCTGTGCCAACTTCTGCTAATGCAGAGTACTATGCTAAGATTGTTGCAGAAAAAGCCATGCTACGGCGTTTAATCGCTAAGTTGACAGAGTCTGTCAATCAAGCTTACGAGGCTTCACAACCAGCTGATGAAATTATTGCTCAGGCAGAAAAAGGGTTGATTGATGTCAGTGAAAATGCTAATCGAAGTGGATTTAAGAATATTCGAGATGTGTTGAATGTCAACTTTGGAAATCTGGAAGCTCGCTCGCAACAAACGACTGATATTACAGGGATTGCGACAGGCTATCGTGACTTGGATCATATGACGACTGGTTTGCATGAGGAGGAGTTGATTATCCTAGCAGCTCGTCCAGCTGTCGGTAAGACAGCCTTTGCCTTGAATATTGCTCAGAATATTGGGACCAAGTTGGACAAGACGGTAGCTATCTTTTCGCTCGAAATGGGTGCGGAAAGTCTAGTGGATCGTATGTTGGCTGCAGAAGGGTTGGTTGAGTCGCATTCTATTCGTACGGGTCAACTGACTGATGAGGAATGGCAAAAATATACCATTGCTCAAGGGAATCTAGCCAATGCAAGTATCTATATTGATGATACTCCAGGAATTAGGATTACAGAGATTCGATCACGTTCACGTAAATTGGCTCAAGAAACTGGAAATCTTGGTTTGATTTTGATAGATTACTTGCAGCTTATCACGGGAACTGGCCGAGAAAACCGCCAACAAGAAGTTTCAGAAATTTCACGTCAGTTGAAAATTTTAGCTAAGGAACTGAAAGTTCCAGTAATCGCTCTAAGTCAGCTTTCTCGTGGTGTAGAACAACGTCAGGATAAGAGACCGGTCTTGTCTGATATTCGTGAATCGGGATCTATCGAGCAGGATGCTGATATCGTAGCCTTTCTTTATCGTGACGATTACTATGAGCGTGGTGGTGAAGAAGAGGAAGGTATCCCAAATAATAAGGTAGAAGTTATCATTGAGAAAAACCGTAGTGGAGCTCGTGGAACTGTGGAATTAATTTTCCAAAAAGAATACAATAAATTTTCAAGTATATCAAAAAGGGAGGAAATAAGATGA
- a CDS encoding 50S ribosomal protein L9, which translates to MKVIFLADVKGKGKKGEIKEVPTGYAQNFLIKKNLAKEATAQAVGELRGKQKSEEKAHAEMIAEAKAIKAQLEAEETVVEFVEKVGPDGRTFGSITNKKIAEELQKQFGIKIDKRHIQVQAPIRAVGLIDVPVKIYQDITSIINLRVKEG; encoded by the coding sequence ATGAAAGTAATCTTTTTAGCAGATGTTAAAGGAAAAGGAAAAAAAGGCGAAATTAAGGAAGTACCAACAGGGTATGCGCAAAACTTTCTTATCAAAAAGAATCTAGCCAAAGAAGCAACTGCTCAAGCGGTAGGTGAGCTTCGTGGTAAACAAAAATCTGAAGAAAAAGCTCACGCTGAGATGATTGCAGAAGCAAAAGCAATTAAAGCCCAACTTGAAGCAGAGGAAACTGTTGTAGAATTTGTTGAAAAAGTTGGTCCAGATGGCCGTACTTTTGGTTCTATTACCAATAAGAAAATTGCGGAAGAATTGCAAAAGCAATTTGGGATCAAGATTGATAAACGTCATATCCAAGTACAAGCTCCGATTCGAGCAGTTGGTTTGATTGATGTGCCAGTGAAAATCTATCAAGATATCACAAGTATCATCAATCTTCGTGTGAAAGAAGGGTAA
- a CDS encoding phosphoesterase, with protein sequence MKKFYVSPIFPLILGIVAFGVLSVQLVFVTNTLVTLFLLLLILGSYILLFIHQRDYYSRSEVEQIQYVNHQAEDSLTTLLEQMPVGVIKLDLSSGDVEWFNPYAELILTNEVGEIDVALIQTIIKASVGNPGSYATLGETRYSVHMDKVSGVLYFFDVSGEYEATVELVTSRPVIGIVSVDNYDDLEDETSESDISHINSFVANFVSEFAGKHAMFSRRVSMDRFYLFTDYTVLEGLMNDKFSVIDAFREESKQRQLPLTLSMGFSYGDGNHDEIGKVALLNLNLAEVRGGDQVVVKENDETKNPVYFGGGSAASIKRTRTRTRAMMTAISDKIRSVDQVFVVGHKNLDMDALGSAVGMQLFASNVTENSYALYDEDQMSPDIERAVSFLEKEGVTKLLSVKEAMGLVTNRSLLILVDHSKTALTLSKEFYNLFTQTIVIDHHRRDQDFPDNAVITYIESGASSASELVTELIQFQNSKKNRLSRMQASVLMAGMMLDTKNFTSRVTSRTFDVASYLRTRGSDSIVIQEIAATDFEEYREVNELILQGCKLGSDVLIAEAQDSKCYDTVVISKAADAMLAMSGIEASFVLAKNTQGFISISARSRSKLNVQRIMEELGGGGHFNLAAAQIKDLTLSEAGEKLTEIVLNEIKEKEKEE encoded by the coding sequence ATGAAAAAATTTTATGTAAGTCCTATTTTCCCCTTAATATTAGGAATAGTGGCGTTCGGAGTGCTATCTGTGCAACTTGTTTTTGTAACGAATACACTGGTAACGCTATTTCTTTTGCTACTTATTTTGGGTTCATATATTTTACTATTCATCCATCAAAGAGACTACTACTCAAGGAGTGAAGTAGAACAAATCCAGTATGTAAACCACCAAGCTGAAGATAGTTTGACAACCTTGTTAGAACAGATGCCTGTCGGAGTCATTAAATTAGACTTGTCGTCAGGTGACGTTGAATGGTTTAATCCTTATGCTGAATTGATTTTGACTAATGAAGTGGGCGAGATTGATGTGGCATTAATTCAAACAATTATCAAGGCTTCTGTGGGGAACCCAGGTTCTTATGCTACCTTGGGTGAGACCCGTTATTCGGTTCATATGGACAAGGTGTCTGGGGTTCTTTACTTCTTTGATGTGTCTGGTGAATATGAAGCGACTGTTGAGTTAGTAACGAGTCGGCCTGTGATTGGAATCGTTTCTGTTGATAATTACGATGATTTAGAAGATGAAACATCAGAGTCTGATATCAGTCATATCAATAGTTTTGTGGCCAATTTTGTTTCAGAATTTGCTGGAAAACATGCCATGTTCTCTCGTCGAGTGAGTATGGACCGTTTCTATCTCTTTACGGACTACACGGTACTTGAGGGATTGATGAATGATAAATTTTCTGTTATTGATGCTTTCAGAGAAGAGTCCAAACAGAGACAGTTACCTTTGACCTTAAGTATGGGCTTTTCTTATGGTGATGGAAATCATGATGAAATAGGGAAAGTTGCTTTACTCAACTTGAACTTGGCTGAAGTGCGTGGTGGAGACCAGGTGGTTGTCAAGGAGAATGATGAAACGAAAAATCCCGTTTATTTTGGTGGTGGGTCTGCTGCGTCAATCAAACGTACACGGACTCGTACGCGCGCTATGATGACAGCTATTTCAGATAAGATTCGGAGTGTGGATCAAGTTTTTGTAGTTGGTCACAAAAATCTAGATATGGATGCTTTGGGTTCTGCTGTAGGTATGCAGTTGTTTGCTAGCAATGTGACTGAAAATAGTTATGCTCTTTATGATGAAGATCAAATGTCACCAGATATTGAACGAGCTGTTTCATTCTTAGAAAAAGAAGGAGTTACGAAGTTGTTGTCTGTTAAGGAGGCGATGGGCTTGGTGACCAATCGTTCTTTGTTGATTCTTGTAGACCATTCGAAGACTGCCTTAACTTTATCGAAAGAATTTTATAATTTATTTACCCAAACCATCGTCATTGACCACCACAGAAGGGATCAGGATTTTCCCGATAATGCCGTTATCACTTATATCGAAAGTGGTGCAAGCAGTGCCAGTGAGTTGGTAACGGAATTGATTCAGTTCCAGAATTCTAAGAAAAATCGTCTGAGTCGTATGCAAGCCAGTGTCTTGATGGCTGGTATGATGCTGGATACTAAAAATTTCACTTCACGAGTGACTAGTCGGACATTTGATGTTGCGAGTTATCTCAGAACGAGAGGAAGTGACAGTATTGTCATCCAAGAAATTGCTGCGACAGATTTTGAAGAATATCGTGAGGTCAACGAACTGATTTTACAGGGGTGTAAATTAGGTTCAGATGTATTGATAGCAGAGGCTCAGGACTCGAAATGCTATGATACAGTTGTTATTAGTAAGGCAGCAGATGCCATGTTAGCTATGTCAGGTATTGAAGCGAGTTTTGTTCTTGCGAAGAATACACAAGGATTTATCTCTATCTCAGCTCGTAGTCGTAGTAAATTGAATGTACAACGGATTATGGAAGAGCTAGGTGGTGGGGGCCACTTTAATTTGGCAGCAGCTCAAATTAAAGATTTAACCTTGTCAGAAGCAGGTGAAAAACTGACAGAAATTGTATTAAATGAAATAAAGGAAAAGGAGAAAGAAGAATGA
- a CDS encoding ribosome-associated factor Y: protein MIKYSIRGENLEVTEAIRDYVVSKLEKIEKYFQAEQELDARVNLKVYREKTAKVEVTIPLGSITLRAEDVSQDMYGSIDLVTDKIERQIRKNKTKIERKNKNKVATSQLFTDALVEDPNVVQSRVVRSKQIDLKPMDLEEAILQMDLLGHDFFIYVDVEDQTTNVIYRREDGEIGLLEVKES from the coding sequence ATGATTAAATATAGTATCCGTGGTGAAAACCTAGAAGTAACAGAAGCAATTCGTGATTATGTAGTTTCTAAACTCGAAAAGATCGAAAAGTATTTTCAAGCTGAACAAGAGTTGGATGCTCGAGTTAACTTGAAGGTGTATCGTGAAAAAACGGCTAAAGTGGAGGTGACGATTCCGCTTGGATCAATTACTCTTCGTGCAGAAGATGTGTCTCAAGATATGTATGGTTCAATTGACCTTGTAACCGATAAAATTGAACGTCAGATTCGTAAAAATAAAACAAAAATTGAGCGTAAAAATAAAAACAAGGTAGCAACTAGTCAATTATTTACAGATGCCTTGGTGGAAGATCCAAATGTTGTCCAGTCTAGAGTTGTTCGTTCAAAACAAATTGATTTAAAACCAATGGATTTGGAAGAAGCTATTCTACAGATGGATTTGTTGGGACATGATTTCTTTATCTATGTGGATGTTGAAGATCAAACAACTAATGTGATTTATCGTCGTGAGGATGGCGAAATTGGTTTGTTAGAAGTTAAAGAATCTTAA
- a CDS encoding competence protein ComF, whose protein sequence is MKCLLCGQTMKTVLTFSSLLFLKNDDSYLCSGCDSTLERIGEEHCSNCMKTGLSTKCQDCQFWCKEGVEVSHRAIFTYNQAMKDFFSRYKFDGDFLLRKVFASVLSAELRKYKEYQFVVIPLSPERLLDRGFNQVEGLVEAAGFKYLDLLEKREERASSSKSRSERLTTELPFFIKSGVSIPKKILLIDDIYTTGTTINRVKKLLEEAGAEDVKTFSLVR, encoded by the coding sequence ATGAAGTGTTTGTTATGTGGGCAGACTATGAAGACTGTTTTAACTTTTAGTAGTCTCTTGTTTTTGAAGAATGATGACTCTTATCTTTGCTCAGGCTGTGATTCTACTCTTGAGAGGATTGGAGAAGAGCACTGTTCAAACTGTATGAAAACAGGTTTGTCAACAAAGTGTCAAGATTGTCAATTTTGGTGTAAAGAAGGAGTTGAAGTCAGTCATAGAGCGATTTTTACTTACAATCAAGCTATGAAGGATTTTTTCAGTCGGTATAAGTTTGACGGAGACTTCCTTTTAAGAAAAGTTTTCGCTTCAGTTTTAAGTGCGGAGTTGAGAAAGTACAAAGAGTATCAATTTGTTGTAATTCCCCTAAGTCCTGAAAGATTGCTTGACAGAGGATTTAATCAGGTTGAAGGTTTAGTTGAAGCAGCAGGTTTCAAGTATCTGGATTTATTAGAGAAAAGAGAAGAGAGAGCTAGTTCTTCTAAAAGTCGCTCAGAACGCTTGACGACAGAACTTCCTTTCTTTATTAAAAGTGGAGTCAGCATTCCTAAGAAAATCCTACTTATAGATGATATTTATACTACAGGAACAACTATAAATCGTGTGAAGAAATTGCTGGAAGAAGCTGGTGCTGAGGATGTAAAAACTTTTTCTCTTGTAAGATGA
- a CDS encoding helicase translates to MKVNPNYLGRLFTENELTEEERQLAEKLPAMRKEKGKLFCQRCDSTILEEWYLPIGAYYCRECLLMKRVRSDQALYYFPQEDFPKQDVLKWRGQLTPFQEKVSEGLIQAVDKQEPTLVHAVTGAGKTEMIYQVVAKVINAGGAVCLASPRIDVCLELYKRLQNDFSCEVALLHGESEPYFRTPLVVATTHQLLKFYQAFDLLIVDEVDAFPYVDNLTLYHAVKNSVKENGLRIFLTATSTDELDRKVRLGELKRLSLPRRFHGNPLIIPKPVWLSDFNRYLDKNRLSPKLKSYIEKQRKTAYPLLIFASEIKKGEQLKEILQEQFPNEKIGFVSSVTEDRLEQVQAFRDGELTILISTTILERGVTFPCVDVFVVEANHRLFTKSSLIQIGGRVGRSMDRPTGDLLFFHDGLNDSIKKAIKEIQQMNKEAGL, encoded by the coding sequence ATGAAAGTAAATCCAAATTATCTCGGTCGTTTGTTTACGGAGAATGAATTAACAGAAGAGGAACGTCAGTTGGCGGAGAAACTTCCAGCAATGAGAAAGGAGAAGGGGAAACTTTTCTGTCAACGTTGTGATAGTACTATTCTGGAGGAATGGTATTTGCCCATTGGTGCTTACTATTGTCGAGAGTGCTTGCTGATGAAGCGAGTCAGGAGTGACCAAGCTTTATACTATTTTCCGCAGGAGGATTTTCCTAAACAGGATGTTCTTAAATGGCGTGGTCAATTAACTCCTTTTCAAGAGAAGGTGTCAGAGGGACTGATTCAAGCAGTAGACAAGCAAGAGCCAACTTTAGTTCACGCGGTGACAGGGGCTGGAAAGACAGAAATGATTTATCAAGTTGTGGCTAAGGTGATCAATGCGGGTGGTGCAGTTTGTTTGGCCAGTCCTCGCATAGATGTTTGTTTGGAGCTGTACAAGCGCCTGCAAAATGATTTTTCTTGTGAGGTAGCCCTCCTACATGGAGAATCGGAACCTTATTTTCGAACACCATTAGTTGTTGCGACGACTCATCAGTTATTGAAATTTTATCAAGCTTTTGATTTACTGATAGTGGATGAAGTAGATGCCTTTCCTTATGTTGATAATCTAACGCTTTACCATGCTGTCAAGAATAGTGTAAAGGAGAATGGGCTGAGAATCTTTTTAACAGCGACTTCGACAGATGAATTAGATAGGAAAGTCCGTTTAGGAGAATTAAAAAGACTGAGCTTGCCTAGACGATTCCATGGGAATCCGTTGATTATTCCTAAACCAGTTTGGTTATCGGATTTTAATCGTTATTTGGATAAAAATCGTTTGTCACCAAAGTTAAAGTCTTATATTGAGAAACAGAGAAAGACAGCTTATCCGTTACTCATTTTTGCATCAGAAATTAAGAAAGGAGAGCAACTAAAAGAAATTTTACAGGAGCAATTTCCAAATGAGAAAATTGGTTTTGTGTCTTCTGTCACAGAAGATCGATTGGAGCAAGTACAAGCTTTTCGAGACGGAGAACTGACAATACTTATCAGTACGACGATATTGGAACGTGGAGTTACCTTCCCTTGTGTGGATGTTTTTGTAGTAGAGGCCAATCATCGTTTGTTTACCAAGTCTAGTTTGATTCAGATTGGTGGACGAGTTGGACGAAGCATGGATAGACCGACAGGAGATTTGCTTTTCTTTCATGACGGATTAAATGATTCAATCAAGAAGGCGATTAAGGAAATTCAGCAGATGAACAAGGAGGCAGGGTTATGA
- a CDS encoding Xaa-Pro dipeptidase has protein sequence MEFRTIKEDGQVQEEIKKSRFICHAKRVYSEEEAHDFITAIKKEHYKATHNCSAFIIGERSEIKRTSDDGEPSGTAGVPMLGVLENHNLTNVCVVVTRYFGGIKLGAGGLIRAYAGSVALAVKEIGIIEIKEQAGISIQMSYAQYQEYNNFLKEHTLMELDTNFTDQVNTMIYVDKEEKENIKAALVEFFNGKVTLTDQDLREVEVPVNLV, from the coding sequence ATGGAATTTAGAACAATTAAAGAGGACGGTCAAGTCCAAGAAGAAATCAAAAAATCTCGCTTTATCTGTCATGCCAAGCGTGTTTATAGCGAAGAAGAGGCTCATGACTTCATTACTGCCATCAAGAAAGAGCACTACAAAGCTACGCATAACTGCTCTGCCTTCATTATTGGGGAACGTAGTGAAATCAAACGTACAAGTGATGATGGTGAACCTAGTGGTACTGCTGGCGTTCCCATGCTTGGGGTGCTAGAAAATCACAATCTGACCAATGTCTGTGTGGTAGTGACGCGCTACTTTGGTGGTATTAAACTAGGCGCTGGAGGATTGATTCGTGCTTACGCTGGCAGTGTTGCCTTAGCTGTCAAAGAAATTGGCATTATTGAAATAAAGGAACAAGCTGGAATTTCTATTCAAATGTCCTACGCTCAGTACCAAGAATATAATAACTTCCTTAAAGAACATACTCTCATGGAGCTGGATACAAACTTTACAGATCAAGTCAATACAATGATTTATGTTGATAAAGAAGAAAAAGAAAATATTAAAGCTGCACTTGTAGAGTTTTTTAATGGAAAGGTCACTTTAACTGATCAAGATTTACGAGAAGTTGAAGTTCCTGTAAACTTAGTGTAA
- a CDS encoding cysteine synthase: MSIYNNITELIGQTPIVKLNNIVPEGAADVYVKIEAFNPGSSVKDRIALSMIEKAEQDGILKPGSTIVEATSGNTGIGLSWVGAAKGYKVVIVMPETMSVERRKIIQAYGAELVLTPGSEGMKGAIAKAQEIAAERDGFLPLQFDNPANPEVHERTTGAEILAAFGKDGLDAFVAGVGTGGTISGVSHALKTANSSIQVYAVEADESAILSGEKPGPHKIQGISAGFIPDTLDTKAYDGIVRVTSDNALALGREIGGKEGFLVGISSAAAIYGAIEVAKKLGTGKKVLALAPDNGERYLSTALYEFEV; encoded by the coding sequence ATGTCTATTTATAACAACATTACTGAACTAATCGGACAAACACCGATTGTTAAACTCAACAACATTGTGCCAGAAGGTGCTGCGGACGTCTATGTAAAGATTGAAGCATTTAACCCTGGTTCATCGGTAAAAGACCGTATTGCCCTTAGCATGATTGAAAAAGCTGAACAAGACGGTATTCTGAAACCTGGCTCTACTATTGTTGAAGCAACAAGTGGAAACACTGGTATTGGACTTTCATGGGTAGGTGCTGCTAAAGGGTATAAAGTCGTCATCGTTATGCCTGAAACTATGAGTGTAGAACGACGTAAGATTATCCAAGCTTATGGTGCTGAACTCGTCCTAACTCCTGGTAGTGAGGGAATGAAAGGCGCTATTGCCAAAGCTCAAGAAATCGCTGCTGAACGTGATGGTTTCCTTCCTCTTCAATTTGACAATCCAGCTAATCCAGAAGTACACGAAAGAACAACAGGAGCTGAAATACTAGCTGCTTTCGGTAAAGATGGACTAGATGCCTTTGTTGCTGGAGTTGGTACCGGTGGAACAATTTCTGGTGTTTCTCATGCACTCAAAACAGCAAATTCAAGTATTCAAGTTTATGCAGTGGAAGCAGACGAATCTGCTATTCTATCTGGTGAAAAACCTGGTCCTCACAAAATTCAAGGTATCTCAGCTGGATTTATTCCTGATACACTGGATACAAAGGCTTATGATGGTATCGTTCGTGTAACATCAGACAACGCTCTCGCACTCGGTCGTGAAATTGGCGGAAAAGAAGGCTTCCTTGTAGGGATTTCTTCAGCTGCAGCCATCTACGGAGCCATCGAGGTTGCCAAAAAATTAGGTACAGGTAAAAAAGTCCTTGCTCTAGCACCAGATAACGGTGAACGTTATTTGTCTACAGCACTCTATGAATTTGAAGTGTAG